One window from the genome of Acuticoccus sp. I52.16.1 encodes:
- a CDS encoding FadR/GntR family transcriptional regulator gives MLVVTVEAIARRIVSGQVPIGGILPNETDIVEELGVSRTVVREAVRTLVAKGMLRTRRRLGTEVTPVESWSLFDRNVIDWRIRYDPDDKVLDDLVDFVLAVEMIACGRAAEDDSFDRAALKLAFERMEAANTADREELANVEYRFHHTLIDGANNQFCGHVYGVIETALSTFMSPLFLDADSHTEALGDHRTLTEAILRGDAASARGAIERLGHLRRRNLRQALRARRNDAKPRNR, from the coding sequence TTGCTCGTCGTCACGGTGGAGGCGATCGCGCGTCGCATCGTCAGCGGCCAGGTCCCCATCGGCGGCATCCTGCCGAACGAGACCGATATCGTCGAGGAGCTGGGCGTCTCGCGCACCGTGGTGCGGGAAGCGGTGCGGACCCTCGTCGCCAAGGGCATGCTGCGGACTCGCCGCCGCCTCGGCACCGAGGTCACGCCGGTCGAAAGCTGGAGCCTGTTCGATCGCAACGTGATCGACTGGCGGATTCGCTACGACCCCGACGACAAGGTGCTCGACGACCTGGTCGACTTCGTCCTGGCGGTGGAGATGATCGCCTGCGGTCGCGCCGCCGAGGACGACAGCTTCGACCGAGCGGCCCTCAAACTCGCCTTCGAGCGGATGGAAGCGGCCAACACGGCCGACCGCGAAGAGCTCGCCAACGTCGAATACCGGTTCCATCACACCTTGATCGATGGAGCCAACAACCAGTTCTGCGGTCACGTCTACGGCGTGATCGAGACGGCGCTGTCCACCTTCATGTCGCCCCTTTTCCTGGACGCGGACAGCCACACCGAGGCGCTGGGCGACCATCGCACTCTCACGGAGGCGATCCTCCGCGGCGACGCGGCGAGCGCGCGCGGGGCGATCGAGCGGCTCGGCCACCTGCGCCGCCGCAACCTGCGCCAGGCCCTGCGCGCCCGCCGGAACGACGCCAAGCCTCGCAACCGTTGA
- a CDS encoding alkaline phosphatase, producing the protein MKTLALATTAIALAIGSAQAQDLPQASSQWFTDAQATLNEKIARQPITTPAKNVILFVADGMGVGTNYAIRLFAGQQEGKLGEEHVLPHEAFPYLALVKTYNVNAQTPDSAPTAGSMNTGVKQIFNTINLAPEGGVHDDCASEEGNRLTTFAEMMSGEGKSVGVISTARLTHATPAAVYAKTANRNWEGDVPESCTGSKDIATQLFDQMQAGVVDLAMGGGRRYFVPAGTPTDEGGDGRRKDEVNLVQQAKDAGVQYAWNTETFEGLTLDGSTPVLGLFEDSHMAYEADRDPAEEPSLEEMTRAAIQYLANNEDGYYLEIEAGRVDHANHDGNAYRTLTDGVEFAEAIAAADALTNDEDTLIIVTADHEHAIAFNGYCGRGSPILGLCMEIVAGQVEHGEKPELADDGKPYTVIGYLNGPGAVIKKQADDSYAAPEGRAELTQEEATDIDFVQEAMIPMSSESHSGEDVAIYAKGPFAHLFDGTVEQNYIFHVMDYAVKGGAQ; encoded by the coding sequence ATGAAGACACTCGCGTTGGCCACGACGGCGATCGCGCTCGCGATCGGTTCCGCTCAGGCCCAGGACCTGCCGCAGGCTTCCAGCCAATGGTTCACCGATGCCCAGGCAACGCTGAACGAGAAGATCGCCCGCCAGCCGATCACCACCCCGGCCAAGAACGTGATCCTCTTCGTCGCGGACGGCATGGGTGTGGGCACCAACTACGCCATCCGCCTGTTCGCCGGGCAGCAGGAAGGCAAGCTCGGCGAGGAGCACGTCCTCCCGCACGAGGCGTTCCCGTACCTGGCTCTGGTCAAGACCTACAACGTCAACGCCCAGACGCCCGACTCCGCGCCGACCGCCGGCTCGATGAACACCGGCGTCAAGCAGATCTTCAACACCATCAACCTCGCCCCCGAGGGCGGCGTCCATGACGATTGCGCCTCCGAGGAGGGCAACCGCCTGACGACCTTCGCCGAGATGATGAGCGGAGAGGGCAAGTCGGTCGGCGTCATCTCCACCGCGCGCCTCACCCACGCCACCCCCGCCGCGGTCTACGCCAAGACGGCCAACCGCAATTGGGAGGGCGACGTGCCGGAGAGCTGCACCGGCTCCAAGGACATCGCCACCCAGCTCTTCGACCAGATGCAGGCCGGCGTCGTCGACCTAGCCATGGGCGGGGGTCGCCGCTACTTCGTGCCCGCCGGCACGCCGACCGACGAAGGCGGCGACGGTCGCCGCAAGGACGAGGTCAACCTCGTCCAGCAGGCGAAGGACGCGGGCGTGCAGTACGCCTGGAACACCGAGACCTTCGAGGGCCTGACGCTGGACGGCTCGACCCCGGTGCTGGGCCTCTTCGAGGACTCGCACATGGCCTACGAGGCCGACCGCGACCCCGCCGAGGAGCCCTCGCTCGAGGAGATGACCCGCGCCGCCATCCAGTACCTCGCCAACAACGAGGACGGCTACTACCTCGAGATCGAGGCCGGCCGCGTCGACCATGCCAACCACGACGGCAACGCCTACCGCACGCTGACCGACGGCGTGGAGTTCGCCGAGGCGATCGCCGCCGCCGACGCGCTGACGAACGACGAGGACACCCTCATCATCGTCACCGCCGACCATGAGCATGCCATCGCGTTCAACGGCTACTGCGGCCGCGGCTCGCCGATCCTGGGCCTGTGCATGGAGATCGTCGCCGGTCAGGTCGAGCACGGCGAGAAGCCCGAGCTCGCCGACGACGGCAAGCCCTACACCGTGATCGGTTACCTCAACGGTCCGGGCGCGGTCATCAAGAAGCAGGCAGACGACAGCTACGCCGCCCCCGAGGGCCGCGCCGAGCTGACCCAGGAGGAGGCCACCGACATCGACTTCGTCCAGGAGGCGATGATCCCGATGTCCTCCGAGTCGCACTCCGGCGAGGACGTCGCCATCTACGCCAAGGGGCCGTTCGCCCACCTGTTCGACGGCACCGTCGAGCAGAACTACATCTTCCAC